The sequence GCTGACAACACAAAgtgtatgtacagtacacactttagcagagacacacacacctctgtgttCTTGCAGGCAGGGTGGACGAGGTGCCAAAGGGGGGTGGGTtcttgcatttgtgtgtgtgtgtgtgtgtgtgtgtgtgtgacttgatCAGTTGTTATACCATTACTCTTATTCCATATAATTAAACAGTCTGTCACCCCTGTATGTATACCAAACCCAGTGGTGGGTTGCAATAACATTTTCAACGTGTATTGTAAAGGTGAAGAGATTGTATTAGTTTGCTACTTTACCTTTAAATGCAAGATGCAAAGAATGACCCCACCAGATGACATGACGACccctttttttgtaaatgtttatttgacTGGTACATGTTCTAACACAGAGTCAAGCTGCAGGTGGCAGTCAGAGCAGTAACATGTTTAACTTTACAGTGAGATATATTCTTTTTAAGTTCTTCACTGAAATTTCAATTTGTGGACTCTCATTCATTGTGCCGTCTCTGTATGTGTTGATCGATGGATACATGGGCTAAAGATTAATTCATCTTTAAAGGCACATCTATAAATATTTAACAGGCCATAGCATACACTCCGGTCGCTCTCTTCTCCCGACTCGTTGGACTGAGGAATATTTGCTCTTCCTTTCGTCAAAGGTACTCAGAGAGCTCTTTCTcgggattgtttttgttttctgggCTTGGCTAGCCTAGCCTGACTGGAGGAGCAGTGGATGATGTGACACAggacacacatttaatgaacGAAGGTATTCAATGCTGGATTTcaagaagaaatgtgtgtggtagtgtgagGGGCTTGACGCTGATTGGATTGTCCCTTGgattgactctctctctctctctgttcattgTATCAGCAATCATGCTCATTTATATTCCCAAAGGGTGAAACAgtgagtgatttttttttaagttatccTCTTGTGACATGTGCTTTCCTGCAAAAACACTACttcatacatgcacacacacacaaacacacacacacacacacacatactgttgTGGTTCCACTTTACATTGACTTACATTAATTTTCTGGAGATTTACCCTAACTACAACCGCAAccagcctaaccctaacccctatcCTAATCCTAACCTGAACCTAACTTTCCCCTTACTTTCAACCAAGTCTTCATcctataatgtaataatgtacattATGGGGAGATTAATTTAGTCCCCAAAGGGAAGGTtagtccccacaatgtgactgtATGAACAGATTTATGTACCCACAACAtcagtaatacacacacacacacacacacacacacacacacacacacagttctcaATGCTTTGCTTTTACCTTTAAACAGATGTGACAGTTGCACAGGAAATGTTGTGCCATAAAGAATTCTGagagaaatgtattattataattattaatattattacaagTGTATATTCAAATGCAGTGTGGCTTTTTCCCTACAGTATTTTAATTACTTGCTTTATTTTATGATCCAGCTGTTTTTTTAGACTCAGTACAGTACAGCAGAAATGTTTCTGTCCTTGTTTCTAATATATAACTAACAGACACATTGTTGCTAATAAAATGGTGTGAAAATCCTTCtcatctgttttgttgttgccgtAAATTTACCGAAACCAAATGTTGATTACAATTTTCTTGAGAAGTCATTCGTTCAATTCAAGTAACTTACCCATTTAAAAGGATGGTTGCATTGTGTACTTTTATATGAAGTGCCTCTTGATATAAAGGTTTATTAATGGATGTTTACTGGAATGGAACGTTTACACCGGACCATATTGCTTCAGGCTGCCAAATGTTGAACAGTGGGCTCAACGAAAAACACGTTGCATCATCCATGATTATCTTATTTAGTGAACTGCTAAACGCAGGGTAAATACTCCACAAACAGCAGAGCCGTGCAGAGAGTCCTgcaagaaaatacaaaatgtacttttttgtaTAGACCACAGGAATGAAAGTGGAATTTAGAGCATTAGGTTTACTAATCAAAGCAGCTTTGTTTGGAAAAATCATACAGAAACATATAAGataagaagacaataaaaagggAATAAGATAAGAAggtatcattgttattattaaaaggGGATACATTATAATATTGATTCAAAATAAGAGTTTGAGTCTGCAGAAGACAGTGTAGCAGACTTATTTTTCATGTGGTAGAGAATACAGGACCATAATGCACCATAAGCTGATTTagaatttaaatgaaacaatctCCTGTGCTATATTGAAAAGCAATTTCACTCTGTTTAGCTTGGCACATATGTTGGCTATTTGTTGTTGATGAAGAAAATAAGCCAACATCTGTTCATCATCTCAACTCGTGGAGGGAAACTTATTGTTATTGTCCCACGGGCAGCCAAAAGTGATTCTCTGAAAGCATACAGGTGTACACATGTCTCAGAGAGAAATCTGTTATATTTTCTGTGAAAGGTCAAACATTAGACTGTAACATATAGAAAAGTGACGCCTGATAAACCTCTAACCACAGCAACAGCGATTTGGTCTGTCTGCACACAGATCCAGTCCGCCCTGTGGTGACGAGGTGAGCAACAAACATATTTGAACGGGAGGGCTAAGAGACAAGAATGGCATGCCTATGTAATATGAGAAACCGACCTGACAGCCAGCGGCGAGGAGATGATAACCACAATGCAAAGTCATCcggctaaaaaataaaatgggaaGCTTTATTCTGACAATAAACGGAGTGAGTCAGAGAGGCGAGCAGACTAATCATACAATAGGAAAACAACTGAAAACTCTTTCAGAGAGGAAATGGAGGTAGTTATTAGAAGGATGAGTCAGAGCTAATGAATGAGAAATATAACATACCACCGAACACACTGACAGATGGAGGCGTAGAGGAGCTGATATCAAACCGAGACCTTCCTGGCAGAGACACGAATAGCCATTTTCTGATGGCATTAATACAACAGCATTGCACATGAAACAAAACCTTTCAGATTGTGATGGATTCTGTTTAATGTGGCCACATTTAAACTCTCATTTATTTCTGCATGAATTGCACTGTAACGGGGAATTACTGTGACACTAGCGTTCCACACGCAAGGAAAAATGattgcaaatgtatttatttattctctttacAGTCACCATAATTTACATGTAATGACACTACTTGTCTGATAATGTCCCATCTCAGTGCAAGGTCTAGAACGCGTTTAGCGTGTCCTGTAGCCTGGCTCAGAGACGACTGCTACATTTTATAGCTCTGTCAAAACGTAAAGGCATCTGTAACATTTAGTCACAAACACCTGATGTGGGAATCAATACTGTTTAGATTGAGACGTCGTTGGGAAAGTGAGATTGGAGGTTTGAGGCGACATCCTTCCATCACGGCTGACACTGTCCAGCTCAGCAAGAGTCTGCCTCGTAACTAAAACAGCCCAACAATCTATCAGCCGCCTTCCATCAAAGAGTCCTTCACCAAGGCTGAAAAGATAATATAAACACCAATCTTTCCCTCTAAGTTTACTCCAGTAAACCTTCCAGAATGTGATTGATGACTCGTACTGGGATGGTGGTGCACAGCAGGAGTACACATGTGTATGTggaggtgtgagtgtgttttggaTCTATTTCTCTATTTGTTTGCATAAATGTTTGTACTGTATTTGTGTGAATAAGTGCTTGCGCAGGCTTTGTGAATTATTTAGAGGCATAATCGCCTCCAGTGTAAGCAGAGCTCGTATAGCTGGGCCTTTAGAGGTGTATCGATGTTTTATGACATGCTTTGAATCATCCCCCTCATCTACCACTCGTCCTGCAGCAGTGTGCTCACTCCCTCTCACCCTGTCTGTCCCCTGTGCACTCTCTCGCTCTAACTCTTTAGTacttcatggtgtgtgtgtgtgtgtgtgtctgtggctgGCCCCCCATGAATTATGGACATGGTGGTCATACTGCCCTgctccttctttcctctcctctccctgctgtTACAATCTCTTGTCCTTCTCATTCCcattcctttctcctctcctgcaCTCATTTTCCTTACTCACTTTTCTCACTGCCtcctctcccacctcctccctcttatGCACTCCTTTCAAATTCTGCTTCACTATGTGATCTTTATGCAACTTTCTTCAGATTGTGAAAGATTCATTGATTTCCTTGAAGTTTAGAGACATCTGTATAGAAAAATCATGGTTGTAAACtgttttatttagtatttctaGATTTTGGGCAAAAGAACATAAACTAAAAAAACAGTCACTATCGAAAAAAGGGAATTTAAATTGGTTTAGGCATGTCACAAGTCTAAGAAAATAAGAATATGTTGAGCATGAAAGTTCATTCTTCACCTTGGAAATGTACAACCATAGGCCTGTCAACCTTCTAGACAAGCCAATCACATCTAACAGGCTTCCTCAATGGTTGAAGTTTGCGCAGAAAAGGCTAGAAAATGGACCTACAGAAAAAAACCTGAATACAAACGTGAAGAAACTAAAGTAATAATGGCGGAATTCCCTTTAGGTGCTTCACTCTCAGGTTTCTGGTACGGTGCTTGCTGGCACTGTCACACCGTCATGACGTAGTGGCACACTTGAATAGAACAGAGGCATACTATGTTATTATACCTGTGCTTTCCCTTCTAAGTCAAACTGTCATATAACAAATTATTCACCCCTCCACCTGCACACTTGAAAACTTCTAATTATGTTTGTATAAAGCACACAGCAGTGTGCTTGAGCATAGCCAGGCCAAACAGAACATCCCTTGCCAGTACTTAAGTCCTTTATCTTGGCGCTCCTGAGACCCCTCTCCACCAATATGGACATTACTGCCTAAAATAAACACAGGCAGTTAGTCCAAGCTGTGAGAGGTTGGTAGGGAGCACTTTCCTCGGACTAAAGACCAAAGTACAACCAACACCAAACAGACACTTACTCACATTAGCAATAACAGCAGATGTAACATTTTCTGTGACAAAAAATGTCCCCGTCATCACTGCGTTAACAAATGTAACATATGACTTTGTGTCCGTAATTAACAAAAGCTGTATATGTAAAGCAGCCATTCAgaaaatgcaacacacacacatacacacacacatgtagtgATGCATATTGCTGTGTCAGATTTGTGGAGAAATGGACATCCTCcacaaatctctccctctctctgttacacacacatgactGCGTGCAGGAGCCATTACcgcccagtgtgtgtgtaatcttgTGATTTCTAAAAGGAGAGAAGGCCATGCCTCCTGTCTGAATTTTTTATTCCAGACCCTCAGTCTCCGTATAACAACTAATAAATAAGCAATGAATCCTGAGAACACAACACAGAATGGACTCAATTTTATGTCCTCCTCACCCACAACACCAACTCCCCTGGATACACATGTTGTATCCTttcaggtctctctctctcttgtctctatGAGCCCTGTATCTaagtccctctctgtgtgttttaagagcTAAATCTGTTGCTGTGTTCCTCTTCCTTTGGTACTTCCCCCTGTGAACTGTACCAGCCCCAATATGTGATGGAAaaatgtgtgtctatgtgtatctgtgtttgtgGATTGAATGtaaccttttgttttttaaactctaCCACCGATTTGGATTTAGACCACTGGTTGCTTTGAATAAGTCTGAGTGGCAGCTTTGTCGGTGAGCAGTTCAGAGTAGGAGTTTAGACGTTCACATGAATCTATGCCTTTcagattatttcatttttttccctcagtCAACAAGGGAGTGGGTTgtttcagacagacagaaagagagaaaatatgtATGTTGTGAGGGAAAGCATCAGCGAGATGTTATGAAGGCAGAAACATATGAGTTAACTTGTACTTTGTCGCCATCTGGTGGTCTAATAAAGATAATGGCGTGGTTGATACATCCCAGACAAACATATGATTTGACTCTGGTTGTAATAATTAGACAGGGAACCCCTCTTAAGTTTAGCCTAAACGAATATTCCTTACCAATAAAACTTAATTGAAATGGTCACAAAATAGTGTATGTGTTTTGGAGTCACGTAATCTATATTTCCTCTACATGCAAAAACTACATAACTCGAGTAGTCCGTTTACATTTAGCCTCAATGCTGATTACTATGTGTACATTAGAATTACAAGTTAGGTCGTGAGGGTGTTTAATAGTTTGAGAAGTGTCAGAAGGAGCGAACTAGTGTTAATATTGGTTTATTTAGCTAATATTATAAAGTATCCACAAACTCTCGCGAGAAGAGTGGAAGTCCCGCCTCTCGGTTTCAATAACCAATCAACAGTCTGTTTACCATCAGCCGCGAATTGCGAACTTCCTATTTTTCTCGGTGACTATTTTCTGCTCCTATTATACCACACTTACTTTTATATTTAAGACAGTATGAACGCAGAGCAGCAGGCTGATGAAACTCACGACAGTCACGGCGGTTGTCCAGTTTCGACACCGGAGGGTTACGACTCGAACAAAGTATCACTGAAAAGGTAACGTTACTTTTTACGTTACGTCCTGTGTCTGTGACGTTGCCTCCAACACCTTTCTGAGCGATACGTGCTGTCGCTGTAACGTCAACTTTATTACGTTGCTGTTCAGAGAtgtaactaatatatatatatatattttgaattagTTGTCAAATGGAAATGAGTTATGTTGTACCATACCAGTTTATAAGCAAACCATGAGACAATTCCTTCCTACTTCCTGATATAAATACTACACAATGGTCATCTGACACCATCTGACTAATCCTTGGTTtgataattatcattattaagcCATAGCTAGGAAAATTGTGAAGACTTGGCTTAAAATCCCAAATGTATGTTTACATTGCAGTTCAATTAACTTATGAAGTGATATGATGTGTTTGTTACAAGTTGGGAAATCGCTCAGTGTTGTTTGCGGAAGGTTTGCGCTCTTGCTTTAAACCTGTTGCTTGTGTTGCTATTATTGTGCATTAGAGattactttttttaacaaaagttccctcccttctcttcctAGAACTCCCTCCTCAAAGTTTAAGAGAGTGCACTCCAACTTCAAATCACCTGtaagtgacccccccccccccacacacacacacacacacacacacacacacacacacacacacacacacatatccatgTGCATCCCAGCATCATAGTTGTCTGTTTTGCACCTGACAGCTTCAAGTAACAGAGAGTGCGAACGTTAGCCCTGCAGAGGAAGTAGCTGagctggagagaagaagagagcagCTTGACACAGAGATAGCACAGCTGGAGGCTGAGTGAgtacagctgtgtgtttttgtcttcatgTATTTTAGTCTTTGGGGTCCAACTGCAAtggtatagatagatagatatatactttattcatccccagggtgaaatttggttgtagcagcagcaagcaaggttacagagtaaacataaaatattaatattaagtatgaaaacatgcacaatatatacaatacagtaaaatagcagagcaggagaggtgatttattataaagtcttattgcAGTTGGCAGAAATGTTCTtgtgtatctgtccttgtgtcaGTTGGAGAGAACGTGCtctacaggtggtggagaggatggtccgggttatccaatatggacaataatttcttcagtgtcctctaCACCACCTGTTCCGGATAGTCCGGTTTGCAGCCAATAATGGAgcgggccttcctcaccagtttagtgagtgttggtgtctccggctccaatgctgctcccccagcagactatgGAGAAgaacagagcactggtccaacagactggtagaacatctttgctgcacacatcgaagcttctccatgtccacatcctcctccaccatgttcacatcctctcccagaactctcagcggttgtggagccgtcgtcttcctcctgaagtccaccaccatctctctagtcttggccacgttcagaagcaggtgatttctaccgaCCCACTCCTCAAAGTCATCCgttactgccctgtactcctcctcccgcCCACCCtttatacacccgaccactgcagagtcatcagagaacttctgcagatggcatgaccctgagttgtactggaagtcagtggtgtacagggtgaacaggaagctGACCACCGtcacagacagcacacggcccagtcggacatactgtggtctgcctgtgaggtagtcagtgatccaggagacggtggacgcgttgacccccaccacccgcagcttctcactcagcagcagtggttggatggtgttgaatggaGAAGTCAAATAAAGTGATTCTCACtgagccaccggttccatccaggtgcgactgagcttgttgcagcaggtagatgatggcgtcgtccactcccacacgaggctggtaagcaaactgcagagggtccagtgatgATTTCACCTGCGGTCGAAGGTGgaccaagaccagcctctccagcaccttcatcacatgggatCATAGCGGGATGTATGCTAAATGTTAAGCATGTAGTGTTGATGATTCTGTTTAGGGCAGGGAATCCATAGTTTTGATCCCCACTATAATACTTTGAATTACCTTTAATGCATGTGTCCCATGTGTGCTCTTCTTGCCTGCACGTAGTTTTGTTAAtctga is a genomic window of Cyclopterus lumpus isolate fCycLum1 chromosome 12, fCycLum1.pri, whole genome shotgun sequence containing:
- the swi5 gene encoding DNA repair protein SWI5 homolog: MNAEQQADETHDSHGGCPVSTPEGYDSNKVSLKRTPSSKFKRVHSNFKSPLQVTESANVSPAEEVAELERRREQLDTEIAQLEAEGCRVGELEHHIDMLHEYNDIKDIGQSLLGRIATLRGATTRDLYSHFGLELED